A part of Paenibacillus sp. 481 genomic DNA contains:
- a CDS encoding histidine triad nucleotide-binding protein, producing the protein MSCIFCKIVEGAIPAKKVYENEHVIAFHDIQPQAPVHVLIIPKKHIPTMNDAAGEDFVLIGEMHRAAQEVARELGVDQTGYRLINNCGKHSGQEVFHIHYHLLGGEFLGPLVS; encoded by the coding sequence ATGAGTTGTATTTTTTGTAAGATCGTAGAAGGGGCAATCCCAGCTAAAAAAGTGTATGAGAATGAACACGTTATCGCATTCCATGACATTCAACCGCAAGCACCCGTGCATGTGCTTATTATTCCCAAGAAGCATATCCCGACGATGAACGATGCGGCAGGTGAGGATTTTGTATTGATTGGTGAAATGCATCGTGCTGCACAAGAAGTGGCGCGTGAATTAGGTGTGGACCAGACAGGTTATCGCCTCATTAACAATTGTGGCAAACATAGTGGACAAGAAGTATTCCATATTCATTATCATTTGCTCGGCGGTGAATTTTTGGGGCCGCTAGTAAGTTAA
- the rpsU gene encoding 30S ribosomal protein S21: MSETKVRKNETIDAALRRFKRSIAKDGVLAEVKKRKHYEKPSVKRKKKSEAARKRKF; encoded by the coding sequence GTGTCTGAAACGAAAGTTCGCAAAAACGAGACAATCGATGCTGCACTTCGTCGCTTTAAGCGTTCCATCGCTAAAGATGGTGTCTTGGCTGAAGTTAAAAAGCGTAAGCACTATGAAAAGCCAAGCGTCAAGCGCAAGAAAAAGTCCGAGGCTGCTCGCAAAAGAAAGTTTTAG